In the Parus major isolate Abel chromosome 4A, Parus_major1.1, whole genome shotgun sequence genome, one interval contains:
- the SOWAHD gene encoding ankyrin repeat domain-containing protein SOWAHD, with product MARQEREKSVAEQKVAGISRRFSFLDAAQPRAGGLARSSHLWSATLGSRERFHALQKMDTNKSINWGRHSLGSWGRTSGRFSVSPSSTRRKELKEILLQSNSPGSTMRFATVQQTSRRSSLPAGLHQEEKPEQSPDLLPLVLDPLEHAWLLTVAEGDADSIIKLLDLDPSLLTRRDFVTGFTALHWLAKHGHHESFIQVISHAQKKGYPVNMNIPTASGGLTPLHLAALQGHEVLIKLLVGAYGADTTCRDHNGRKAWQYLPADTSRDLKELAGALEEDLVQLHSHNTNNNCKSSREAGAGQDSVDSGAKGKAEHSWSLSTLRGFVRQAFAFFHEH from the coding sequence ATGGCCCGGCAGGAGCGGGAGAAGAGCGTGGCGGAGCAGAAGGTAGCTGGCATCTCCCGGAGGTTCTCCTTCCTGGATGCCGCCCAGCCCCGAGCGGGCGGCCTGGCCCGCAGCTCCCATCTCTGGTCAGCCaccctggggagcagggagcgTTTCCATGCGCTGCAGAAGATGGACACCAACAAAAGCATCAActggggcaggcacagcctggggagctggggcaggactTCAGGCAGGTTCTCCGTTAGCCCCAGCAGTACCCggaggaaggagctgaaagAAATCCTCCTGCAAAGcaacagccctggcagcactATGCGGTTTGCCACTGTTCAGCAGACATCTAGAAGGAGCAGtcttcctgcagggctgcatcaaGAAGAGAAGCCTGAGCAGAGCCCTGATCTGCTGCCCCTTGTCCTTGATCCTCTGGAGCACGCATGGCTGCTGACGGTGGCCGAGGGTGATGCGGACAGCATCATCAAGCTGCTGGACCTGGATCCCAGCCTGCTGACCAGGAGAGACTTTGTGACAGGATTCACCGCTCTCCACTGGCTTGCCAAGCATGGCCACCATGAGAGCTTCATCCAGGTCATCTCCCATGCCCAGAAGAAAGGCTATCCTGTCAACATGAACATCCCCACAGCCAGCGGTGGGCTCACCCCTTTGCACCTGGCTGCCTTGCAAGGACACGAGGTGCTCATCAAGTTGCTGGTGGGAGCTTATGGGGCAGACACCACCTGCAGGGACCACAATGGGCGCAAGGCTTGGCAATACCTGCCGGCAGACACCTCCAGAGACCTGAAGGAACTGGCAGGGGCCTTGGAGGAGGACTTGGTCCAGCTGCACTCTCACAACACCAACAACAACTGTAAGTCATCCAgagaggctggggcagggcaggactcTGTGGACTCTGGGGCCAAGGGAAAAGCCGAGCACTCCTGGAGCCTGTCGACCCTCCGAGGATTTGTTAGACAggcatttgctttcttccatgAGCACTGA